From a single Brassica napus cultivar Da-Ae chromosome C9, Da-Ae, whole genome shotgun sequence genomic region:
- the LOC106370497 gene encoding classical arabinogalactan protein 25-like: protein MMKKKMASSSFLNKLLIIILFISLSSLSSLSSSLPSTPTISPPFQELSPEIAPLLPSPGDALPSGAGAGTIPSSPSPPDPDTSDGSSYPDPAFAPFASPPVSSSAPPSHPPAGVVLLFLIVSSASLWLRGVIALP, encoded by the coding sequence atgatgaagaagaagatggcttcttcctcttttctcaataaacttctcatcatcatcctcttcatctctctctcctctctttcttctctctcttcctctctacCTTCTACTCCAACCATTTCTCCTCCCTTCCAAGAGCTTTCGCCGGAGATCGCTCCTCTCCTCCCTTCCCCAGGAGACGCTTTACCTTCCGGCGCCGGCGCCGGTACAATCCCTTCTTCTCCAAGCCCTCCTGATCCCGACACTAGCGACGGCTCCTCGTACCCTGACCCGGCTTTTGCTCCCTTCGCTTCTCCGCCGGTTTCTTCTTCTGCTCCACCGTCTCATCCTCCCGCCGGAGTTGTACTCCTCTTTCTCATTGTCTCATCCGCCTCGCTATGGCTCCGTGGCGTTATAGCACTACCATAG
- the LOC106371916 gene encoding tubby-like F-box protein 11, with product MTLRSLILEMRSRSHRVVHDLASAADSTPPASSETNRWSDIPEELLREILIRVEAADGGNWPSRRSVVACAGVCRGWRLLMNETVGVPEISSKLTFPISLKQPGPRESLIQCFIKRNRATQSYHLYLGLTNSLTDEGKFLLAASKLKHTTCTDYIVSLRSDDMSRRSQAYVGKVRSNFLGTKFTVFDGNMLPSSTSTGPARLRKNRSYNPAKASAKVPLGSFPVSHITYELNVLGSRGPRKMQCVMDTIPTSAMEQPRGVSSSEPSEFPYLGGSQSTFSRSQSKPSRSSSSGELSHLKETPLVLSNKTPRWHEQLRCWCLNFHGRVTVASVKNFQLVAAAASSGVGGGEGLSPERQNERIILQFGKVGKDMFTMDYGYPISAFQAFAICLSSFETRIACE from the exons ATGACCTTACGAAGCTTAATCCTTGAGATGCGCTCGAGGTCGCATCGTGTGGTGCACGACCTCGCCTCCGCCGCCGACTCGACTCCCCCCGCCTCATCTGAAACTAATCGCTGGTCAGACATCCCAGAGGAGCTTTTGAGGGAGATTCTCATCAGGGTCGAGGCTGCCGACGGTGGCAATTGGCCGTCGCGACGCAGCGTGGTGGCTTGTGCCGGAGTCTGCCGCGGATGGCGGCTGCTTATGAACGAAACCGTCGGCGTCCCTGAGATCTCTTCTAAATTGACTTTCCCCATCTCCCTCAAGCAG cCTGGTCCAAGGGAGTCTCTGATTCAGTGCTTCATCAAACGTAACCGAGCTACGCAATCATACCATTTGTATCTCGGATTAACCAACT CATTAACTGATGAGGGGAAGTTTCTTCTTGCTGCGAGTAAGTTAAAGCACACCACTTGCACTGATTATATTGTTTCTTTGCGCTCTGATGATATGTCGAGGAGAAGCCAAGCTTATGTTGGCAAAGTCAG ATCGAACTTCCTAGGAACTAAATTCACAGTCTTCGACGGAAACATGCTGCCGTCGTCAACGTCAACTGGACCCGCAAGGCTGAGAAAGAACCGATCTTATAATCCCGCAAAAGCTTCAGCGAAAGTTCCCCTTGGAAGCTTCCCGGTCTCTCATATCACATACGAGTTGAATGTCTTAGGCTCCAG GGGACCAAGGAAGATGCAATGCGTGATGGATACAATACCTACAAGTGCAATGGAGCAACCTCGAGGAGTATCATCTTCAGAGCCATCAGAGTTTCCTTACCTCGGTGGTTCTCAGTCAACTTTTTCCAGGTCTCAATCGAAACCATCACGCAGCAGCAGCAGCGGCGAGTTAAGCCACCTGAAAGAGACACCGTTAGTGCTGAGCAACAAGACACCACGGTGGCATGAGCAGCTACGTTGCTGGTGCTTGAACTTCCACGGCCGCGTCACAGTGGCTTCAGTTAAGAACTTTCAACTAGTGGCTGCGGCAGCTAGCAGCGGTGTTGGCGGTGGCGAGGGGTTGTCACCGGAGAGGCAGAACGAGCGGATAATACTGCAGTTTGGGAAAGTTGGGAAAGATATGTTCACTATGGATTATGGATACCCAATCTCAGCTTTCCAGGCCTTTGCCATTTGCTTGAGCAGCTTTGAGACTAGAATCGCCTGTGAATAA
- the LOC106371917 gene encoding LOW QUALITY PROTEIN: inactive beta-amylase 9 (The sequence of the model RefSeq protein was modified relative to this genomic sequence to represent the inferred CDS: deleted 3 bases in 2 codons) gives MEVSVIGNPQTKKIYRAELTYRELGFRFGSQVISGDSRNRVSFLTHQSSKWKEIKIRSSPRSVRCEAIVSDQAPFLKPTPNSRSLESVKLFVGLPLDTVSDCNNVNHLKAITAGLKALKLLGVEGIELPIFWGVVEKEAPGKYEWSGYLAVAEIVKKVGLKLHASLSFHGSKHPEISLPDWVAKIGEAEQGIYFTDRYGKQYKDCLSFAVDDVPVLDGKTPMEVYRGFCESFKSAFSDYLGNTITGITLGLGPDGELRYPSHQHETNLSGAGEFQCYDKHMLSALKHYAESTGNPLWGLGGPHDAPAYDQQPCSTSFFSDGGSWESQYGDFFLTWYSSLLTSHADRVLSVASSAFKGTGVSLCGKLPLLHQWNKLRSQPSELTAGFYSSGGHDRYEAIAEIFAKNSCRMIILGMDLSDEHQSPASLSSPESLLAHIKTSCKRQGVVVSGQNSAASVPGGFERIVENLKDESVGVDLFTYQRMGAVFFSPEHFHAFTVFVRNMNQFKLSSYDQAVEGDKAKTMSIGSGTTGAASLQTA, from the exons ATGGAAGTTTCAGTGATTGGAAATCCTCAAACGAAGAAGATCTACAGAGCAGAATTAACGTACAGAGAGCTCGGGTTCAGATTCGGGTCCCAAGTTATCTCCGGCGATTCGAGAAACAGAGTTAGTTTCTTGACCCACCAAAGCTCGAAATGGAAAGAAATCAAGATCCGATCCTCTCCGAGGTCTGTCAGATGCGAAGCCATCGTCTCCGACCAAGCTCCCTTTCTGAAACCCACTCCAAACTCTAGATCG CTTGAGAGCGTGAAACTATTCGTTGGTCTTCCACTAGACACAGTATCCGACTGCAACAACGTGAACCACTTGAAAGCCATCACCGCTGGCCTCAAAGCTTTGAAGCTACTCGGCGTTGAGGGAATCGAGTTACCAATCTTCTGGGGAGTTGTTGAGAAAGAAGCTCCAGGAAAGTACGAATGGTCAGGCTACTTAGCTGTTGCCGAGATTGTTAAGAAGGTCGGACTCAAGCTTCACGCCTCACTCTCCTTCCATGGATCAAAACATccagagataagtctccctgaCTGGGTGGCAAAGATAGGTGAAGCTGAACAAGGGATCTACTTCACAGACAGATATGGGAAACAGTACAAAGATTGCTTGTCCTTTGCGGTTGATGATGTTCCTGTTCTTGATGGTAAGACTCCTATGGAGGTTTATAGAGGCTTCTGTGAGAGCTTCAAGTCTGCTTTCTCAGATTACTTGGGCAACACCATCACG GGAATCACATTAGGTTTGGGACCAGACGGTGAGCTAAGGTACCCTTCTCATCAACACGAGACTAACCTCTCTGGAGCAGGAGAGTTCCAGTGTTACGACAAACACATGCTATCCGCTCTGAAACACTACGCTGAGTCCACAGGAAACCCTCTTTGGGGACTCGGTGGTCCACACGATGCTCCTGCTTACGATCAACAGCCTTGTTCCACTTCTTTCTTCTCAGACGGCGGGTCTTGGGAGTCTCAGTATGGT GATTTCTTCTTGACTTGGTACTCGTCTCTTCTCACCTCCCATGCTGACAGAGTCCTCTCTGTTGCTTCATCCGCGTTTAAGGGTACTGGAGTGTCTCTATGTGGGAAGTTACCTCTCTTGCACCAATGGAACAAGCTTAGATCTCAGCCTTCTGAGCTAACAGCTGGTTTCTACAGCTCTGGTGGTCATGACAGGTACGAGGCAATCGCGGAGATCTTTGCTAAGAACTCTTGTAGGATGATTATCCTTGGGATGGATCTATCAGACGAGCATCAATCACCGGCCTCTCTCTCGAGCCCCGAGTCATTACTTGCACACATCAAGACATCATGCAAGAGACAAGGAGTGGTTGTTTCAGGGCAAAACTCGGCTGCCTCAGTCCCTGGTGGGTTTGAGAGGATCGTTGAGAATCTGAAGGATGAGAGCGTTGGAGTTGATCTGTTTACTTACCAGAGAATGGGAGCAGTTTTCTTCTCACCTGAGCATTTCCATGCTTTCACTGTCTTTGTTCGG AACATGAACCAGTTCAAGCTGTCCTCATATGATCAAGCAGTAGAGGGAGATAAGGCCAAGACAATGAGCATAGGTTCAGGCACTACTGGTGCAGCTAGTTTGCAAACTGCCTGA